In the Halalkalicoccus sp. CGA53 genome, TCAGCTTCGCTGCCTCGTGGATTGACAACCACCTCGACGGATTCCTCAATTTGATTCGCTAATCACCATGATGCGCTCGGCGAGTATCTCGTCGGCATTGACCGGTCGTCGGAGATCCATCAGACGTGGCTTTGCGTACCGCATTTCCGTCGTTCGAAGTTTTCGGCTCAGGTGAGCTGGGTCGTAGGTGAAATCGTAACGCTCGGCGATGAGAGCGTGAATTGCCTTAGGCGTCCAAGGTTGGCCCTTTTCGAGGAGGTCACAGAGTTCTGTGAACTGCTGTGGGGTGAGCTTCGGGGGTCGACCACCTCCGAAGCTCGGGCGCAAACCATCAACACCAGCGTCAATCCAGGCGCGTCCCCTGCGATTTCTGGTCGGCTGGGAGACACCGACGCGTCTCCCAAGCCTCTGTACGTGTCTCGCCCACGTAGAGATTCTTTACAAAGCACAAGCGGCGGACGA is a window encoding:
- a CDS encoding winged helix-turn-helix domain-containing protein, with the protein product MRPSFGGGRPPKLTPQQFTELCDLLEKGQPWTPKAIHALIAERYDFTYDPAHLSRKLRTTEMRYAKPRLMDLRRPVNADEILAERIMVISESN